catttcctgtagttcttgaccaggtttgcacacactgcagcagggattttggcccactcctacATACAGaacttctccagatccttcaggtttcggggctgtcgctgggcaatacggactttcagctccctccaaagattttctattgggttcaggtctggagactggctaggccactccaagaccttgagatgcttcttacggagccactccttagttgccctggctgtgtgtttcgggtcgttgtcatgctggaagacccagccacgacacatcttcaatgctcttactgagggaaggaggttgttggccaagatctcgcgatacatggccccatccatcctcccctcaatacggtgcagtcgtcctgtcccctttgtagaaaagcatccccaaagaatgatgtttccacctccatgcttcacggttgggatggtgttcttggggttgtattcatccttcttcttcctccaaacacggtgagtggagtttagaccaaaaagctctatttttgtctcatcagaccacatgaccttctcccattcctcctctggatcatccagatggtcattggcaaacttcagacgggcctggacatgtgctggcttgagcagggggaccttgcgtgcgctgcaggattttaatccatgacggcgtagtgtgttactaatggttttctttgagactgtggtcccagctctcttcaggtcgttgaccaggtcctgccgtgtagttctgggctgatccctcactttcctcatgatcattgatgccccacgagggccatgtatcgcaagatcttgcatggagccccagaccgagggtgattgaccgtcatcttgaacttcttccattttctaataattgcgccaacagttgttgccttctcaccaagctgcttgcctattgtcctgtagcccaaaTGTAGcccaaatacttgttctccccactgtatataacattctattagctgcaagaattttgtatagtaatttaaattgaaaaatttgaagttttgaatccggcgttgttttgcgtatcaattcataaaccatgtgccatggaatgggtacatcgaaaatctcttcccaactatagCTTAATTTATAttgcacagctgtcagttttttggtccttaaatgaaattggtatatgtttttattcatcacacttttctttaaccatttatgttctttaatacagggccgacatacaagttccttcATTTTTtgcccttctacttgcctcttccatttttgtggtaatgctgcaattatttggttgtaattttgggtagagcagacatttccatatgtctgtgttccagctgcatgtgtgacataactccaccagtcctatttatgatatcattcacaagaaatatacattttttaaaaatgtcttcGAAAAATACcattttttaatcaattagtatatttgaatttaaccacaatatttgttgtataatTTGTTCTGtattttcaggtggattaaactgaaattgcaaccaactttctaagtattgtttaaaaaataaagatattttggagatgatttccttttcaaacaaccgaaagtgagcaggtgtaatctgaataaaggaaaaaaggccattcttgaacataggatgagacattgctaccaatttactagagaaccagtttggatttaagtacaACTtctgtatgactgaagcctttagtgagagatctaatgctttaatatttaataatttctgccctccgaattcatattcattatataaataggcccttttaattttatctggcttgccgttccaaataaaattgaatattttatgTTCATATAATTTCAAAAGCAGGTCACCaagtgtaggcaaaaccataagcaaataggtaaagtGACTaaatgactaaagagttaatcagggtgatttttccacaaatagacaggtattttcctttccatggtagcaagatcttgtctatttttgctTTCTATAAAAATCTATTGGAGTGAGATAATTTCTTTCTTTTGGAATTTGTATGTTAAGTTTCAGAGAGTtggttctttttttttaaataatccaCCATGACTTTGAGAGAGGATCTGGGGCTCCTGTTCCTTGGAGCTTGAGAGGCCGTGTACATCCTAGACCTAATGGACATCTGGAAAAAGGCTGTGGTAAGAAACGTAGTCTAATAAAGctcaggtaactgccaaaatgaaGGAGTGGTCTCCtccaggatgacaatgccccaatccacagggcacgagtggtcactgaatggttggATGAGCATGAAAAGGATGTTAGCCATATGCTATGGCCGTCTATGTCATCAGATTCCAACCCAATTGAGaatttatgggagattctggagcggcgcctgagatagagttttccaccaccatcaacaaaacaccaaatgatggtgtcgcatccctccaatagagttccagacatttGTTGAATTTATACCAAGGcgtattgaagctgttctggcggctcgtgcagtcccaacgccctattaagactctttatgttggtgtttctttaatttttggcagttacctgtgcgTGGTATTTTCTGCTCTCCAGAGCGCTCCTGTAAATGTGAAGCTCTCTGTTGTTGCAGGTCTACTGGCAGGTCTCAGAGCAGCAGTAAAAGGAATGCAAGACCAAGGGGGGTAAAATCAGAAGCAAGTGGATTCTATGATGCAGCATCTCTCAATATACTGATAGATGTTTTAGAAACAAACCACAGAATTATACAAACCTTATCCTATTCCAGTTGGAATGCTGAGACTGTATCAAGACCCTTAAGACTCTGGACAATTTGGATGTTTGTTTGCGGGACCCACGCCTACAATATCACATATGTAACCTAGTCAGGACAGAACATCTCTATTCTTGTTTGACGCTATCATGTGACTTCAAGCAGTTGTCATACTCTGGATATTAACACTGAactaactgtacacacacatcacacaccttccctctgtctgtctgtgaggggCTCCACTACCTTTCAAAGTGGTTCAAGATAACAGCAATCATGTACGCCTCTACATCGCAACCAAACAGGGATTGTGATCTCCAAACATGCCTACTCAAACGAAAAGGTGACCCTAGAAGTGAAGAGGAAAAGTTTCATTTGACTCCTTCCCCGAGATCAACCTCGTCATGGTTGGTGAGTACTGTTACTTTACGATGTCTACAGTGCCTCCACACAAGgacagtgtgtgttagtgttagacTAGTGCACCGACACCGAAAGTTGTGTTTGTGATCTAAAATACATTACGGATAGACTTCTTTACATTCTTTTGAGATCCGTCATTTCTCGTTCTGATGATTGCTATTGTTCCTCATCGATCAGGGGCAGACCTTTATTCAGCCACAGCAGTCATCTTCCTGGCCACTGAGCAGGTGTTCCGATATCACTCCTCCCCGGCTATTGAAGGGAAATTTCCAAcattttcaacttcatattcatcatctccagcaccacaccaaacatcaacatatgtggaaaaaaagatagaggaagataagtgtttccaataaCATCATCAACCAGTTAGTAggcaatgcctactcataattggttaaaatcacatgatATGCACAGATGATGTCATTGGACACACATCTTCCTCTATCTtgtttactacaaaacatagaaacacgcCATTTTATCTATGTTGATGCTGGAGTGGTGCCGGAGATGATGGATGTGAAGTTGAAACACTTTTGGAATTTCCCTTTAAGAGTTAGCTCTACCGCCTCTATTAACTCAGTGCTACAGAACACTCTGACAGTGTGTCCAAACGTGTCTTAGGCCAGGATTCAATCCGATTATGCGTTGTAGCATATATAGAGGTACATTTCTATTcagccgacatatgcagcatttGCTGTGAATATGATCTCCAGCGCGGGAACATTCCCTTTAAAAGGCGCATTGTTCGACAATGCACGATCAGATTGAATCCTGCCCTTATTGTATAGCTAAAAGACACCTCAACAGAGAAATATTGCAGTTTTGAATTGGATGTTTTCTTTATTCAATATGCCTTAAATAATAAAACCCAAGTGGCATTATTTCTGTTTTCAATCTCCTTGAGAAAACTGAACTGTATCTTATTTCAGAACCCTCCTTGGTACACTTGGACGTTGTCCCCGAGAGCATTAACAGCCTTAGCGGGGATGACAATGAAGTCTGTTATTTAGTGAAGAGGCCATGGAGTTTGACCTGCCAAACCAGCTCAAGGTTTCTCGAATGTGGCACAGGTCTGCAAGGTACAGTTGTATAATATGCTCTAATGTCATCATCTGATATAAATGTGTTGGCTCCACTGACACCAAGCATGTCTACCTCtatgtggttggttggttggtgtgtaTGGGGACATGGGTGGCCAGAGGACCCTACAGAGGAAGTggacatcatcaaatcaaatcaaatttatttatttatattgtacatcagctgatatctcaaagtgctgtacagaaacccagcctaaaaccccaaacagcaagcaatgcaggtgtagaagcacggtggctaggaaaaactccctagaaaggccaaaacctaggaagaaacctagagaggaaccaggctatgtggtcATCCTACCTGAAGGCTCGGTGCCTTTGGAACTTTAGCCTGCCAGCTAACATTCTAGACATCTTCCTCCTCAATGACCAGGACTGTAAGAAGAGCGTGTTTTATGCTGATTTTTACGCCTCAGACGTGAGTTCTGCTATTCCTTTAATAGTACATACCAGTAGAAGTGCTATACTGTCAATTCTGTAAAACAAAATATCATCAAAGATGAGCACATTACGAGATAGATTTGAATGTGTGTGGAATAATCAAAGATGTTTTGATGATTGTAGGACCACGTTGGACCAGTGTTCAGTGTTGAAGACATCGGCCAAGTCTTTGGGGAGGGTAGGTTTTTGACTCCAGTGACAATCTGTAGAAGGCACCATCACTTCACCAAAGGAAACATACTAATTCTACTGTTTCTTGACAGAGGGATATGCATAGATACTGTCAGCAAAGAGAAAAGGCACATCTGAGAACAAGATTCGTCAATCCTAATGTATCCTTCGTCAATCCAAATCCTAATGTAGTTATCATCAATGGGATGGTGCTATTTGGCAATGACATACAATGTCCAGAGTTCAGTGACAGACTAAGTGACACAGAATGTTAAGGAGGGCGCACACAATTGTATATTTAAATAGTTCAATCTCATGGAATAGTTCCCTTCTCATTCCCGTTTCTGAGTGCAGCACCAATGGACGTGACCTGTCCTAAGTGTTCATCTTACTCACACCGGAGACAGGCGTTCACAGTTGGCTCGGGTCTTCGTTCTGAAAGGAAGTGTAGGCCTATCTCTGCTTCAGTTTCTCTTACCGTTATGCAGCACACACATTCCATAGTTCCTGAGCCAATGGGAACTATTTAAAAAGCTCTCTCAATGCCCACGCCCCCACACAGTAGGGCCATGGACTGCTTCAAACTCCAAGATCCCCCTTCACTTTGTGATGGATTCGAAGTAGAATAGGAATCTAGGAAAGGATGCATTGCATAAACATTTGTCCTAGAATAAGGCGACGAGAGGAGAGTTTATGGGCTGGAGCCGGGCCGGATGAGGAAAATGGAAGTGGGCCATAAGTTCATGTCTTTGTAAATGTAATTGAAACATTTAGCTACTGTTGTTATAACCAGCAGGGCACTTCAACCCCTAAAGACTGTTATCTTACATATTCTACCAAGATAAATTGGCTCACAAATGACTTGTGAATTCTTATATTTGAGGCACTTGGTAACAGATGTTCCCTCCAGTTCCCTCCATGTTGCCTCCAGTAACCAATGGGCACAAATCGTTTTGAATGAGGCACTGCTGTGCTGTGGTGATACAACTCTGCCATCATGTGGACAAAgtgactctccttctcaccataGGATCAATGAGCAAGTTACTCTTACCATTCTATATCAGTAACCCCAGGCAGGCAATAGATTCAGCTTCATAAAGGTTTTTAAGACACAAGATCTGAATGTGTTGTGATACTGTATCTTTGTATTTTTAAAAATCTTGTTCTTTGACTTTCCTCCTCTTAGACACTCACCCATGCTTGCTATGTCAATGAATGACATCACTGTCTCATTCATCACTGTTTGGCATTCttgctgtcagagagagagggggagagatttaCAGGGCCTGAACTAATGGAAAAGAGTGACGTGAATAGTGAGAGGAAGATTGTTTAACTCTCCGTGTATTTTGGGAACATCCTTTTGCCCAAGAGTTTGAGGCAAATGGGGGAAAATATGAGTTCATTGTCTCAAAGTGAGAATATTTAACAGTTAGAGAAGCATTCCACTGGTTTTGGAAGCGCAAGGTAAAGAGTGTCTGCCTGTAGCCAAGAGTCTGTCAATGTACTTTGAAGTTTAGATCCCCAATGGTGAAACAGCCACCTCCATGTgcaatattacaacaacaaagaagtcaCTGAAATCAAAGCACACTGTTTTTCCCCCTCAGACATCATAGCACGCACAATAGAAGAGCACAATATATGATGCAATTTTTTTCATCATGCTGCGCGACTTCTCCTCACCTTGAAAACAATAACAATGCTGGTGGGGCGGCTGTGGCACTAGTTCCACCTACTGTGAGTTCTGCTTTAATAAGAGAGGAGCCCATGTGTTTGGGGATGCCATTAGACTGAAGTAAACAGGGGCCTCAGTGGAAAATAAATCCACGCTGATAGTCTCTTTTCACTTTTTTTGGGGGTCTTCTTGGACAATAAACATTATAATCTTAGAAGTAATACAGCACCATTATACTGGCAGACAAGCTGCCGGCTTGTCATTGAATCCTAATCATTCATATGTAACGTGGAACCAGGCATATTGTCCTTGTTGAGCACATCGTGCCTGATGTCCACTCTCTTGTGGGTccttgtttgttgtgttgccaTAGATGTACTTACCTGGCCACAGTATTAGGTATTAAAGCCAGTCATGAGAGTTGACATTTTTATTGGTGACATAACTGAGGGCTGCACAGACAGATACGTTAAAAGATTGTGAAAAGCCTATTTTAGGGCTTACGTTTGAATACTTTAcaactcttttttttttcttccacaaAAAACTGTCTAAGTACCATGACATCAGTCAGTGATGTCACAGTTGGAAGCCCTAAACGGCTCACATACCTGTATGATGCCTTCTTGAATCCTCTTTACCTCTCCACCACTAAACTGAATATATAACCTTCTTATGTTGCTAATTCCTACCAACTGCAGGAGCCAACATGTCTCATTTAAACCCCTGTCCTTGTTTGTAAAGGCAAAAAAACAATGATGCATGTAGATCAAAAACTGTGTATTCACCATCGCACAGCAGCAGTCAAATGGCTAACCCGAAGCACAGCTGAAAGCACGACAGTTCACCTGATTCATCATCACAACTCATCAGTATGGTATGTGCCATAGTCTACTGCTTAATGTGTTTATGCAAAGACCAGAGTTTCCTTCTAAAGAAGCCACGAATCATGTAGAATGGCAGTACATTTGTTTAAAATGTTCAAATATTTTCTGAGGCAGGACCCCCAGCCCCCATACTAAACTTGGTCCCCCCCAATGTCTATACCCCTTCGCCCTTGGCGAAGACAGCAGAGTTTTTCCAGTCTGAGTACACCAAGAAGCCAGTGAAGGTGCTGTCAGTCTTAGAGCTGGAGTAGAAACCACTGTACTCTCCCAATGCCATCTGTACCCACACCTGGTCGCCCGGGATGAGGTGCAGCAGCGAGCCCCCGGACAAAGACGCTGGCTTGGGCCAGTTCCCATAGAACTGGAAATACGACGCCATCGTGTGACCGTTTTTCATCAGGTCAAACTGCAGGCTGGCCCGGTAGACGGTGGCGTGGACCGCAAAGTAGTAGACGCCGGGCACTTTGCAGGTGAAGCGTCCTGTTTCCATGTCGTAGTCGCCCTGCTCGTTGAGTATTACCTTGTCAAAGCGCACAGCGTCTTCCGCCGCCACGGGCTTGGTGCGGCCCTCGGACAACTTGGCGCTGAAGGCTGATTTGGGAGCGATGGCGCACTCCCCCGACTGCCCCCTGTCTCCTTTATCTCCAGGGTTCCCCTGGTCTCCAGTGAGGCCCCTAAAGCCTGTGTCACCTTTAGGGAGAATAGGGCAAAGACACAGTCCTGTTACTACTGTTCATTCAATAACACTTGAACCAACAGTAAACCAATTGAACCAAGACTCATGGATCATTATAGTCCACAGTATGTTGTAGAAAGTATGGTGCCCTGATGTGACTGTACCTGGCTCTCCCCcgactcccttctctcccttctccccaggGGCAGAATCACGCCCGTCCCTCCCATCTCTTCCTGGTTGGCCAGCACCTCCGTGCAACCCAGGGGTGCCTGGGATACCTGGGTGTCCCGTACACAGACTGGGCGGTATCTTGTTGTCTTCTAATTGGTTGGAGAAGTTGACCAGTAGaacggggaggaggaggagggtccatAGCTGGAGTGATTTCATTTCAATGCTACTATGTAGAGGAGAAACATTCTCTGTCAACATAAAGGAATAGAAAATACATTTTCTACTTGATACTCTTTTCTCTAGAACTGACTTTTCAAGGGGATCCACATAGTGTTCCATCCGTGAGTTTATAAATAGATATGGAGTTCATTGATTTGTTCTGCAGATGATAGGAAAAGCACCATACCGCAAAGGTTACATAAATGACAAGGAAATCTAGTAACACAAACACTTGAACCCATAAATGCTATGTGCTGAAATGAGTGGAAATATCCTTCAAAGAATGATGATATGAAATGAGAGCAGAAAGAGAACATGTAATATAGTGTAACGTATCATATAGTAGAGATTGAATCAGCTTTTCTTATGGACAGATTCATGTATTGTGAATACAGACTTGGACTCTCACTCAACTGGACACATCTAAGAGGAGGGGTCAGATGACCGGGAGAAAGCATGCgactggagagagggagtaaCCATCTAAAAAAATAACAGAAGACTCCTCATACCACGGACACAAAGCATTGGGAGTATAGGCCCCCAGTACATTTAATGAGAGCGTACACCTATGGCCGACAGGCATTACACCTTTTTAAAAGGAGCAATCAGATAATGACCATACCCTATATCTGCTTGTAGCTGTTGGCATCAGTAACCTGCACTTCAGGAAACTTGTTTTCTCCGTTTTTAAAACAGCTGTTTCACATTAAATGTTAAAGAGAGCAGCAGTGCCAGAATGGAAGCAATCATTATTT
This genomic interval from Oncorhynchus clarkii lewisi isolate Uvic-CL-2024 chromosome 27, UVic_Ocla_1.0, whole genome shotgun sequence contains the following:
- the LOC139385926 gene encoding complement C1q tumor necrosis factor-related protein 5 produces the protein MKSLQLWTLLLLPVLLVNFSNQLEDNKIPPSLCTGHPGIPGTPGLHGGAGQPGRDGRDGRDSAPGEKGEKGVGGEPGDTGFRGLTGDQGNPGDKGDRGQSGECAIAPKSAFSAKLSEGRTKPVAAEDAVRFDKVILNEQGDYDMETGRFTCKVPGVYYFAVHATVYRASLQFDLMKNGHTMASYFQFYGNWPKPASLSGGSLLHLIPGDQVWVQMALGEYSGFYSSSKTDSTFTGFLVYSDWKNSAVFAKGEGV